A part of Chitinimonas koreensis genomic DNA contains:
- a CDS encoding ATP-binding cassette domain-containing protein, which produces MNSPTLPDPIAGAAADTVQRGTAMDRALPPPRWRRTPMLAALATAAVFGLALLLAWQRQPQLQTVRAAQLAPVRAGLFRDELPLRARAEPIRSVQLDAVEAGLVESVQARDGDRVEVGAPLYRLRSPEQEQLLMQRGAEVAQQMANVSAQRSAQATSLAQNRRELARLQAEQQQAEADYGRLAPLAAAGFVSAAALEQARRQQALATQLLEQARQDQRIEADIHAQSLAEMARAVDGLQHGLRLLQEARARLQQTAPIAGQLSGFTLQVGASVRPGDRLGRIDDPAGGMQLAAEVDEYYLPRLRAGQLATSADGPLSLVQTLPQVQGGKVRVLLRWSGPPPALQPGQAVELRLQLSRPAPALLLPDGPGVQTRLYVLHGRELRRRAVRLGRRAAGQVEVLGGLAAGEQVLLSQPPPTPKGLPCHDRTEATEQTPSRRYRGNHGPGRDRPADRSRRIRRHHRPSGCGKSTLLGLLGLLDRPSGGRYLLQGEDVARKSDRELAAIRRGRIGFVFQSFNLVDEMTVQDNVKLALRYGNGSDRQQRARVAEVLDRLGLAHRAGHHPSQLSGGQQQRVAIARAIAARPALLLADEPTGNLDSAHGREVMQLLRELNDEGTTLVMVTHSAEHAAQAARSVRLLDGRILVDAQAEHWA; this is translated from the coding sequence ATGAACTCGCCGACCCTGCCCGATCCGATCGCCGGCGCCGCCGCGGATACCGTCCAGCGCGGCACCGCCATGGACCGCGCGCTGCCGCCGCCGCGCTGGCGGCGCACGCCGATGCTGGCCGCGCTGGCGACGGCGGCCGTGTTCGGTCTGGCGCTGCTGCTGGCCTGGCAGCGCCAGCCGCAGTTGCAGACGGTGCGTGCGGCCCAGCTGGCGCCGGTACGGGCCGGCCTGTTCCGCGACGAGCTGCCGTTGCGGGCGCGGGCCGAGCCGATCCGCTCGGTTCAGCTCGACGCGGTCGAGGCCGGCCTGGTGGAAAGCGTGCAGGCGCGCGACGGCGACCGGGTCGAGGTCGGCGCGCCGCTGTACCGGCTGCGCAGCCCGGAGCAGGAACAGCTGCTGATGCAGCGCGGCGCCGAAGTGGCGCAGCAGATGGCCAACGTCTCGGCCCAGCGCAGTGCCCAGGCGACCAGCCTGGCGCAGAACCGGCGCGAGCTGGCGCGGCTGCAAGCCGAGCAGCAGCAGGCCGAGGCCGACTACGGCCGGCTGGCGCCGCTGGCGGCGGCCGGCTTCGTTTCGGCCGCCGCGCTCGAGCAGGCGCGGCGCCAGCAGGCGCTGGCCACGCAGCTGCTGGAACAGGCGCGGCAGGACCAGCGCATCGAAGCCGACATCCACGCCCAGTCGCTGGCCGAGATGGCGCGCGCGGTCGACGGCCTGCAGCACGGCCTGCGCCTGTTGCAGGAGGCGCGCGCGCGGCTGCAGCAGACCGCGCCGATCGCCGGCCAGCTCAGCGGCTTCACCCTGCAGGTCGGCGCCAGCGTGCGGCCGGGCGACCGGCTCGGCCGCATCGACGACCCGGCCGGCGGCATGCAGCTGGCGGCCGAGGTCGACGAGTACTACCTGCCGCGGCTGCGCGCCGGCCAGCTCGCCACCAGCGCCGACGGCCCGCTGAGCCTGGTGCAGACCCTGCCGCAGGTGCAGGGCGGCAAGGTCCGCGTGCTGCTGCGCTGGAGCGGCCCGCCGCCCGCGCTGCAGCCGGGCCAGGCGGTCGAGCTGCGCCTGCAACTGAGCCGGCCGGCGCCGGCGCTGCTGCTGCCCGACGGCCCCGGCGTGCAGACCCGGCTGTACGTGCTGCACGGCCGCGAGCTGCGGCGCCGCGCGGTGCGGCTGGGCCGGCGCGCCGCCGGCCAGGTGGAAGTGCTCGGCGGCCTGGCGGCCGGCGAGCAGGTCCTGCTCTCCCAACCCCCTCCGACGCCGAAAGGCTTGCCCTGCCATGATCGAACTGAAGCAACTGAGCAAACGCCATCGCGCCGGTACCGTGGAAACCACGGCCCTGGACGCGATCGACCTGCAGATCGAAGCCGGCGAATACGTCGCCATCACCGGCCCTCGGGCTGCGGCAAGTCCACCCTGCTGGGCCTCCTGGGCCTGCTCGACCGGCCCAGCGGCGGCCGCTACCTGCTGCAGGGCGAGGACGTCGCCCGCAAGAGCGACCGCGAACTGGCGGCGATCCGCCGCGGCCGCATCGGCTTCGTGTTCCAGAGCTTCAACCTGGTCGACGAGATGACCGTGCAGGACAACGTGAAGCTGGCGCTGCGCTACGGCAACGGCTCCGACAGACAGCAGCGCGCCCGCGTGGCCGAGGTGCTCGACCGGCTGGGCCTGGCCCACCGCGCCGGCCACCACCCGAGCCAGCTCAGCGGCGGCCAGCAGCAGCGCGTGGCGATCGCCCGCGCCATCGCGGCGCGGCCGGCGCTGCTGCTGGCCGACGAGCCGACCGGCAACCTCGACAGCGCCCACGGCCGCGAGGTGATGCAGCTGCTGCGCGAGCTGAACGACGAGGGCACCACCCTGGTGATGGTGACCCACAGCGCCGAGCACGCGGCGCAGGCGGCGCGCAGCGTGCGGCTGCTGGACGGCCGCATCCTGGTCGACGCCCAGGCGGAGCACTGGGCATGA
- a CDS encoding sensor histidine kinase — MASEALRLAAAALLWALAGALAQAAGHSARSGLAAAALALAGLAAAWPLARRRPAPPPAAEPPPPPPDRRLLTLLQAQLEHLPVAAWVQLDETTLQPLSNRARRLAAPGAVRDKEALYRLLRTATASGPLLLDTERGGERWQLQRQPLSLDGQAQVLLALVPLENELESESLLAWQQLVQVLTHEIMNSLTPIKSLSQTALMLLDEPDAGEELRTALDAIAHRADGLSRFVHTYRRVSQWPAPIMAPVDLRDFFLRLQQAVAPAWAARGGEASFELASPSLRLQADEGQLEQALLALLQNAEQATAGQAAPRLWVQARQGRGGRLQISVRDNGPGVPAGLERKIFLPFFCAREGGQGIGLTVVRQLVHGMGGRVRHVRPLEGGAAFVLSF; from the coding sequence ATGGCCTCTGAAGCGCTGCGCCTCGCCGCCGCCGCGCTGCTGTGGGCGCTGGCCGGCGCGCTGGCCCAGGCCGCCGGCCACTCCGCCCGCAGCGGGCTGGCGGCCGCCGCGCTGGCGCTGGCCGGCTTGGCGGCGGCCTGGCCACTGGCACGCCGCCGCCCTGCCCCGCCGCCGGCCGCCGAACCGCCGCCGCCTCCGCCCGACCGGCGGCTGCTGACGCTGCTGCAGGCCCAGCTCGAACACCTGCCGGTGGCGGCCTGGGTGCAGCTCGACGAAACCACGCTGCAACCGCTGAGCAACCGCGCCCGCCGGCTGGCGGCGCCCGGCGCGGTGCGCGACAAGGAAGCGCTGTACCGGCTGCTGCGCACCGCAACGGCCAGCGGCCCGCTGCTGCTCGACACCGAGCGCGGCGGCGAGCGCTGGCAGCTGCAGCGCCAGCCGCTGTCGCTCGACGGCCAGGCGCAGGTGCTGCTGGCGCTGGTGCCGCTGGAGAACGAACTGGAATCGGAATCGCTGCTGGCCTGGCAGCAGCTGGTGCAGGTGCTGACGCACGAGATCATGAACTCGCTGACGCCGATCAAGAGCCTGAGCCAGACCGCGCTGATGCTGCTGGACGAGCCGGACGCCGGCGAGGAACTGCGCACCGCGCTCGACGCGATCGCCCACCGCGCCGACGGGCTGTCGCGCTTCGTCCACACCTATCGCCGGGTCAGCCAGTGGCCGGCGCCGATCATGGCGCCGGTCGACCTGCGCGATTTTTTCCTGCGCCTGCAGCAGGCGGTCGCGCCGGCCTGGGCGGCGCGCGGCGGCGAGGCGAGCTTCGAGCTGGCCTCGCCCAGCCTGCGGCTGCAGGCCGACGAGGGCCAGCTGGAGCAGGCGCTGTTGGCGCTGCTGCAGAACGCCGAGCAGGCCACCGCCGGCCAGGCCGCGCCGCGGCTATGGGTGCAGGCGCGCCAGGGCCGCGGCGGCCGGCTGCAGATCAGCGTGCGCGACAATGGCCCGGGCGTGCCGGCCGGGCTCGAGCGCAAGATCTTCCTGCCCTTCTTCTGCGCCCGCGAGGGCGGCCAGGGCATCGGCCTGACCGTGGTGCGCCAGCTGGTGCACGGCATGGGCGGCCGGGTGCGCCACGTCCGGCCGCTCGAGGGCGGCGCAGCCTTCGTGCTGAGCTTCTGA
- a CDS encoding response regulator: MTDSPLLLLDDDPGVGLAAQLLLQRRVAPITCLRRPAELAAALDRLNPAVLLLDLNFGPGRTDGAQGLRLLAEVQARPQPPVVVVMTAYADIELAVQALKRGAFDFITKPWDNVRLIATCREALERARPSPGQAPAAGAAEPTRSLAAQERAAVLAAMAEAQGNLSAAARLLGLSRAALYRRLEKHGL; encoded by the coding sequence GTGACCGATTCCCCGCTCCTCCTCCTCGACGACGATCCCGGCGTGGGCCTGGCGGCGCAGCTGCTGCTGCAGCGCCGGGTCGCGCCGATCACCTGCCTGCGCCGGCCGGCCGAGCTCGCCGCGGCGCTCGATCGGCTGAACCCGGCGGTGCTGCTCTTGGACCTGAACTTCGGCCCCGGCCGCACCGACGGCGCCCAGGGCCTGCGGCTGCTGGCCGAGGTGCAGGCGCGGCCGCAGCCGCCGGTGGTGGTGGTGATGACCGCCTATGCCGATATCGAACTGGCCGTACAAGCGCTCAAGCGCGGCGCCTTCGATTTCATCACCAAGCCGTGGGACAACGTGCGGCTGATCGCCACCTGCCGCGAGGCGCTCGAACGCGCCCGGCCCTCGCCCGGCCAGGCGCCGGCGGCGGGTGCAGCCGAGCCGACGCGCTCGCTGGCCGCGCAGGAGCGCGCCGCAGTGCTGGCGGCGATGGCCGAGGCGCAGGGCAACCTGAGCGCGGCCGCGCGGCTGCTCGGGCTGTCGCGCGCGGCACTGTACCGGCGGCTGGAAAAGCATGGCCTCTGA